ATAACCAATGGGTTCGAGCAACCTGTGATGGTTAAACCAGGACACCCATTCCAAGGTCGCCAGCTCCACTGACTCCTTGGTTTTCCAGGGGGCTCGTCGGTGGATCATCTCGGCCTTGTACAAGCCATTTATTGTTTCCGCCAAGGCGTTGTCGTAGCTA
The Chitinivorax tropicus genome window above contains:
- a CDS encoding integrase core domain-containing protein, with the protein product SYDNALAETINGLYKAEMIHRRAPWKTKESVELATLEWVSWFNHHRLLEPIGYIPPAEA